The Neobacillus sp. PS3-34 genome has a window encoding:
- a CDS encoding YjcZ family sporulation protein, whose amino-acid sequence MGGHGGSSNFALIVVLFILLIIVGSSMVRGY is encoded by the coding sequence ATGGGTGGACATGGTGGTTCAAGTAATTTTGCGTTAATCGTGGTGCTTTTTATTTTATTGATTATTGTAGGTTCTTCTATGGTAAGAGGCTACTAA